From one Campylobacter suis genomic stretch:
- a CDS encoding DNA adenine methylase, with the protein MAYLSPLRYPGGKSKLTDFVYNTIKINNIKNPIYCEPFCGGSGVAINLLLKNKVDKIILNDYDIAIYSFWKAVLDDTKKLGQKIISTPITIQEREKQKQIYKELSSKKEYSIDLAFATLFLNRTSISGIIKGGVIGGKEQKGKYKIDARFNKEKVLEKINNISNLKEKIELFNIDCNAFIDVYLKNHVNKNSLFIFFDPPYYKQGKNLYTNFFNHEDHQILGTAIKKLDDLLWILTYDNAPEIYNIYKDYSPKKYKLQYSAKNKIKETELFFSSSKTKIQSFLGVDFEAL; encoded by the coding sequence TTGGCATATTTATCACCGCTTCGCTACCCAGGAGGAAAAAGCAAGCTTACCGATTTTGTATACAATACAATCAAAATAAATAACATAAAAAATCCTATTTATTGTGAGCCGTTTTGCGGTGGTTCTGGCGTGGCCATAAATTTGTTGTTAAAAAATAAAGTTGATAAAATCATTCTAAATGATTATGATATTGCTATTTATTCGTTTTGGAAAGCTGTTTTAGATGACACAAAAAAACTTGGCCAAAAAATTATATCAACGCCAATAACCATTCAAGAAAGAGAAAAACAAAAACAAATTTATAAAGAGCTATCAAGTAAAAAAGAGTATAGTATAGACCTTGCCTTTGCAACATTATTTTTAAATAGAACAAGTATATCCGGCATTATAAAAGGAGGTGTTATAGGTGGCAAAGAACAAAAGGGTAAATATAAAATTGATGCTAGATTTAATAAAGAAAAGGTTTTAGAAAAAATTAATAACATCTCTAATTTAAAAGAAAAAATAGAATTGTTTAATATTGATTGTAATGCATTTATAGATGTATACCTAAAAAATCATGTCAATAAAAATAGCTTATTTATCTTTTTTGACCCGCCATATTACAAGCAAGGTAAAAACTTATATACTAACTTTTTTAATCATGAAGACCACCAAATTTTAGGTACGGCCATAAAAAAATTAGATGATTTATTATGGATATTAACATATGATAATGCGCCAGAAATTTATAACATATATAAAGATTATAGCCCCAAAAAATACAAGCTTCAATATTCGGCCAAAAACAAAATAAAAGAAACAGAGCTATTTTTTAGTAGCTCAAAAACAAAAATACAATCATTTTTGGGTGTAGATTTTGAAGCCTTATAG
- a CDS encoding thermonuclease family protein gives MKPYSLFILLPSLLFALSGKVIKVSDGDTVTILDNSYTQHRIRLNGIDAPEKKQAYGNKARLFLSDMIAGQMVSVQEHKKDRYGRIVGTIYFNNYDINEQMVLNGYAWAYVKYDKKYKLHEIQAKKQGLGLWQDKNPIPPWEFRKLKIKR, from the coding sequence TTGAAGCCTTATAGTTTATTTATTTTACTACCATCATTATTATTTGCGCTCTCTGGCAAAGTCATCAAGGTATCAGATGGCGATACTGTAACTATCCTAGATAACTCATACACTCAACACAGAATAAGATTAAACGGCATAGACGCACCAGAGAAAAAGCAGGCTTACGGCAACAAGGCAAGATTATTTTTATCCGATATGATAGCAGGGCAAATGGTATCCGTGCAAGAGCATAAAAAAGACAGATACGGAAGAATAGTAGGAACAATCTATTTTAATAACTATGATATTAATGAGCAAATGGTTTTAAACGGTTATGCGTGGGCGTATGTAAAATATGACAAAAAATATAAGCTTCATGAAATACAAGCAAAAAAGCAAGGCTTAGGGCTTTGGCAAGACAAAAACCCTATACCGCCTTGGGAATTTAGGAAGTTAAAAATAAAAAGATAG
- a CDS encoding excalibur calcium-binding domain-containing protein, with translation MKILILFISLVAFGFSAEKEFDCSKRYCKEMKSCKEAMYYLNNCGMDKFDRDGDGVPCENVCGKKKKRK, from the coding sequence ATGAAAATACTAATCTTATTTATAAGTCTTGTAGCTTTTGGTTTTAGTGCTGAAAAAGAGTTTGATTGCTCAAAGCGCTATTGTAAAGAGATGAAAAGCTGTAAAGAAGCAATGTATTACCTTAATAATTGTGGCATGGATAAATTTGACCGAGATGGGGATGGCGTGCCTTGTGAAAATGTTTGCGGAAAAAAGAAAAAACGAAAGTAA
- a CDS encoding helix-turn-helix domain-containing protein, whose product MTADDNIVKRVCKELNITQRELAERMEIPESTIARWKGGDLPRLAELYLNALLENVELKSKLETIKKAHEIVSKL is encoded by the coding sequence ATGACAGCGGATGATAACATTGTAAAACGCGTATGCAAAGAATTAAACATCACACAAAGGGAGTTGGCGGAGCGGATGGAAATTCCTGAAAGCACGATAGCTAGATGGAAAGGTGGCGATTTGCCGCGCTTAGCCGAGCTTTATTTAAATGCTTTGCTTGAAAATGTAGAACTAAAATCAAAGCTAGAAACTATCAAAAAAGCCCACGAAATCGTATCAAAACTATAA
- a CDS encoding PD-(D/E)XK nuclease-like domain-containing protein, producing MLLNNKDYHARAEISKSDLDLLAKSPLHLKLKNELKSEPTPALILGSLVHTLVLERQNYFNEYILKPKFNKRTKDGKQADEDFLALHPNKTAIEFSALMTVARITKSVLDMRETTAFLRDGKAEQSYFSTINDVAVKCRPDFYNEALGLIVDLKTTSDASPSGFAKSVANFNYHIQAAFYTDVLASLGKEVNKFMFIAVETKAPFMVGFYELDEVALEQGRKRYLELLELYKYCRDNDEWWGYANFDGESIKAVQTLSLPAWKFYE from the coding sequence ATGTTACTAAACAACAAAGACTACCATGCAAGGGCTGAAATCTCAAAATCTGATTTAGATTTATTGGCAAAAAGCCCCCTGCATTTAAAACTGAAAAATGAGCTAAAAAGTGAGCCAACGCCAGCGCTTATTTTAGGCTCATTGGTGCATACATTAGTTTTAGAACGCCAAAATTACTTTAACGAGTATATTTTAAAACCAAAATTTAATAAACGCACCAAAGACGGCAAACAAGCAGATGAGGATTTTTTAGCCTTACATCCAAATAAAACGGCGATCGAGTTTAGCGCACTTATGACAGTGGCTCGCATCACAAAGAGCGTGCTAGACATGCGAGAAACTACCGCTTTTTTGCGCGATGGCAAGGCAGAACAGAGTTATTTTAGCACTATTAACGATGTGGCGGTAAAGTGTCGCCCTGATTTTTACAACGAAGCTTTGGGGTTGATAGTTGATTTAAAGACTACAAGCGACGCAAGTCCTAGCGGTTTTGCTAAGTCAGTCGCTAACTTTAACTACCACATTCAAGCCGCCTTTTATACCGATGTTTTAGCAAGCCTTGGCAAAGAAGTAAATAAGTTTATGTTTATAGCTGTTGAAACCAAAGCACCTTTTATGGTGGGTTTTTATGAGCTTGATGAAGTTGCGTTAGAGCAAGGACGCAAACGCTACTTAGAACTGCTAGAGCTTTATAAATATTGTCGTGATAATGACGAGTGGTGGGGTTATGCTAACTTTGATGGAGAGAGCATTAAAGCAGTGCA